In Microbacterium esteraromaticum, the following proteins share a genomic window:
- a CDS encoding tripartite tricarboxylate transporter permease encodes MEAFLEPTMWALGMALIGTVVFALIGLVSGTDETATIAPLTLLVILLGVPPAGVFAFFMAAIAAKHITHAIPTTLLGIPGDTMAAPLLRDAQMLRELGVPHIALRKAISGGAVAALIAVPMAVFFAWLLTPFSAAISAVAPWLFLAAALLIAVLSKGRWAALLALVPFVLIVVGLQNFAVGALGKGLSISFFLGIAIGPLIADLFLAASPAGRATLVRDAPRSFELAADVRTWKGRMPNPVGVLDRTQLAGTAGAAVVSSATFVFSPVAMTVLMGELFGGRIKNGYRRLTTMMAVKNGTTESTYIAETLIPLIAIGLPLSPMAAGPANPLFNAPPVYTIDAEAGTSNNLHDLLDPWQFLVFGLAAVIIALLITYPFAMTQAHRAASWIMKKVSHEAIIGAFAGLIAVICLYEGGVVALLVAITIGLVGGLLNKLFHMHTGVQFMGYYVAALTVPAVTALFA; translated from the coding sequence ATGGAGGCATTCCTCGAACCCACGATGTGGGCGCTCGGCATGGCGCTGATCGGCACCGTCGTGTTCGCCCTCATCGGTCTGGTCTCGGGCACAGACGAGACGGCGACGATCGCACCGCTGACGCTGCTGGTCATCCTGCTCGGCGTTCCGCCCGCAGGCGTGTTCGCGTTCTTCATGGCTGCCATTGCGGCCAAGCACATCACGCACGCGATCCCGACGACGCTGCTCGGCATACCCGGCGACACCATGGCGGCGCCGCTGCTGCGCGACGCGCAGATGCTGAGAGAACTGGGCGTTCCGCACATCGCGCTGCGCAAGGCGATCTCGGGTGGCGCCGTCGCCGCCCTGATCGCCGTGCCGATGGCGGTGTTCTTCGCCTGGCTGCTCACGCCGTTCTCCGCCGCGATCAGCGCCGTCGCCCCCTGGCTGTTCCTCGCGGCCGCGCTGCTCATCGCCGTGCTGTCGAAGGGTCGCTGGGCCGCGCTGTTGGCGCTGGTGCCGTTCGTGCTCATCGTCGTCGGACTGCAGAACTTCGCTGTGGGTGCGCTGGGCAAGGGCCTGTCGATCAGCTTCTTCCTCGGCATCGCGATCGGCCCGCTCATCGCCGATCTGTTCCTCGCCGCCAGCCCGGCCGGGCGGGCGACTCTCGTGCGCGATGCGCCGCGCTCGTTCGAACTCGCCGCCGATGTGCGCACCTGGAAGGGTCGCATGCCCAATCCGGTCGGCGTTCTGGATCGCACGCAGCTGGCCGGCACCGCCGGTGCGGCAGTGGTCTCGAGCGCGACGTTCGTGTTCTCGCCGGTGGCGATGACCGTGCTGATGGGCGAGCTGTTCGGCGGTCGCATCAAGAACGGCTACCGCCGGCTCACGACGATGATGGCGGTCAAGAACGGCACCACCGAGTCGACCTACATCGCCGAGACGCTGATCCCGCTCATCGCGATCGGCCTCCCGCTGTCGCCGATGGCCGCGGGTCCCGCGAACCCGCTGTTCAATGCGCCGCCGGTCTACACGATCGATGCCGAGGCGGGCACGAGCAACAACCTGCACGATCTGCTCGACCCGTGGCAGTTCCTCGTGTTCGGCCTGGCGGCGGTGATCATCGCGCTGCTCATCACGTACCCGTTCGCGATGACGCAGGCGCACCGCGCGGCGTCGTGGATCATGAAGAAGGTCTCGCACGAGGCCATCATCGGCGCCTTCGCCGGCCTGATCGCCGTCATCTGCCTGTACGAGGGCGGCGTCGTCGCACTGCTGGTCGCGATCACGATCGGCCTCGTCGGCGGCCTGCTGAACAAGCTGTTCCACATGCACACGGGCGTGCAGTTCATGGGCTACTACGTGGCAGCCCTGACCGTGCCCGCGGTCACCGCGCTCTTCGCCTGA
- a CDS encoding DNA alkylation repair protein, translating into MPNSTVDEIRSALRALEDPKARAVNERHGDAHGVNLSKLRAVAKSAGMSTELARSLWATGEVTAQLVALLVAKPRELPADEIDAMLRSTRSAKAHDWLVNYIAKKSPLAEELRLRWMEDRDADARAAGWSMTSVRVQKKPEGLDLDALLDRIERELRDAPSREQWAMNETLAHIGIHHPALRDRAVEIGERLQVLADYPVPPNCTSPFAPAWIAEMVRRQG; encoded by the coding sequence ATGCCGAACTCGACCGTCGACGAGATCCGCTCCGCGCTGAGAGCGCTGGAGGACCCGAAGGCGAGGGCCGTGAACGAACGGCACGGCGACGCGCATGGCGTGAACCTGTCGAAGCTGCGTGCGGTCGCCAAGAGCGCGGGGATGTCGACAGAACTGGCGCGCTCGCTCTGGGCGACCGGCGAGGTGACCGCTCAGCTGGTCGCGCTGCTCGTCGCGAAGCCCCGCGAGCTGCCGGCCGACGAGATCGACGCGATGCTGCGCTCGACGAGAAGCGCGAAGGCGCACGACTGGCTGGTGAACTACATCGCGAAGAAGTCGCCTCTGGCAGAAGAGCTGCGGCTGCGCTGGATGGAGGATCGGGATGCCGATGCCCGCGCCGCCGGATGGTCAATGACCTCGGTGCGGGTGCAGAAGAAGCCCGAGGGGCTGGATCTGGATGCCCTGCTCGACCGCATCGAGCGCGAGCTGCGCGATGCACCGTCACGCGAGCAGTGGGCGATGAACGAGACGCTCGCGCACATCGGCATCCACCATCCGGCGCTGCGCGACCGCGCGGTCGAGATCGGCGAGCGCCTGCAGGTGCTCGCCGACTACCCGGTGCCGCCGAACTGCACCTCGCCGTTCGCCCCGGCGTGGATCGCCGAGATGGTGCGTCGCCAGGGCTGA
- a CDS encoding GAF domain-containing protein: MQSDLVAILRDIGDGSDVDPERIRSATGNDAATADALVELARRMDGLRQRSAELRVMMSSTRELLEQPDADLMLQRIVDRAHELIDGDVAYLSVYDPEHDQLRVRAASGTISSRFLDMVVPAGIGLASRAVRTRHPQWVEDYASFTSVPHDPIIDAIVREEQLRSMLGAPLVVKGEVLGVLFTASRDARGFRPDEISLLSAFAGHAALVLHLARLLAQASDATAEAAFRQQQAEWAAGLHAELTQLAVTGHDADAIAAVLSDALGRRVRFVEGQDAADATGAAFPDTRTPDAERGRSIVIGSGRVELVAPVIDATEMPGALLVERGATALTEVERRTVERSALTAALVLLRRDALRDAEEQVRGELALELLADAARREPALLRAAARGLPTESSWTTLAVGCAPELRPRLLSRLRMQRDWLVAADGDGLAVLAPDSAQETLQRLRDAASGELGLIVVSGGSTLAAAADAASGAWQASRLARGLGMVGGEMDAAVLAPYALLFGDDGARLARFAESMLEPVFRWDAGKGTALFDTLVALCDAHWSSASAARALHVHVNTLKQRTARLNALLGPALAPGEARFRLEMAVRIEKARRELDQT, translated from the coding sequence GTGCAGTCGGATCTCGTGGCGATCCTCCGTGACATCGGAGACGGCTCCGATGTCGACCCCGAGCGCATCCGCTCCGCGACGGGGAACGACGCCGCCACCGCCGATGCGCTCGTCGAGCTCGCCCGGCGCATGGACGGTCTCAGGCAGCGCAGCGCCGAGCTGCGGGTGATGATGTCGTCGACCCGTGAGCTGCTCGAGCAGCCCGATGCCGACCTCATGCTGCAGCGCATCGTCGATCGCGCACACGAGCTGATCGACGGCGACGTGGCCTACCTCTCGGTGTACGACCCCGAGCACGACCAGCTGCGCGTGCGCGCGGCCAGCGGCACGATCTCGTCGCGGTTCCTCGACATGGTCGTGCCCGCGGGGATCGGCCTGGCGAGCAGGGCCGTGCGCACCCGGCATCCGCAGTGGGTGGAGGACTACGCGTCGTTCACCTCGGTGCCCCACGATCCGATCATCGACGCGATCGTGCGTGAGGAGCAGCTGCGCTCGATGCTCGGCGCTCCCCTGGTCGTGAAGGGCGAGGTGCTCGGCGTGCTGTTCACTGCCAGCCGCGACGCCCGGGGGTTCCGCCCAGACGAGATCTCGCTGCTGTCGGCGTTCGCGGGGCACGCCGCGCTGGTGCTGCATCTCGCGCGCCTTCTGGCGCAGGCGTCGGACGCGACCGCGGAGGCCGCGTTCCGGCAGCAGCAGGCGGAGTGGGCGGCGGGGCTGCACGCCGAGCTGACCCAGCTCGCGGTGACCGGACACGACGCCGACGCCATCGCCGCCGTGCTCTCGGATGCGCTCGGCAGGCGGGTGAGGTTCGTCGAGGGGCAGGACGCGGCGGACGCCACAGGGGCCGCGTTCCCCGACACCCGCACTCCGGATGCCGAGCGTGGCCGCAGCATCGTGATCGGCAGCGGGCGTGTCGAGCTCGTCGCGCCGGTGATCGACGCGACCGAGATGCCAGGCGCGCTGCTCGTCGAGCGGGGCGCGACGGCCCTCACCGAGGTCGAGAGGCGCACGGTCGAGCGCTCGGCTCTCACTGCGGCTCTCGTGCTGCTGCGCCGGGACGCGCTGAGAGACGCGGAAGAGCAGGTGCGCGGTGAGCTGGCCCTCGAGCTGCTGGCGGACGCGGCCAGGCGAGAGCCCGCACTGCTGCGCGCGGCTGCGCGGGGGCTTCCGACCGAGAGCTCATGGACCACCCTCGCGGTGGGCTGTGCGCCCGAGCTGCGTCCTCGGCTGCTGTCACGACTGCGGATGCAGCGGGACTGGCTCGTCGCGGCCGACGGCGACGGACTCGCCGTGCTCGCGCCGGACTCCGCGCAGGAGACGCTGCAGAGGCTGCGCGACGCGGCGTCGGGAGAGCTCGGTCTCATCGTCGTCTCGGGCGGGTCGACGCTGGCCGCGGCGGCTGATGCCGCCTCGGGCGCGTGGCAGGCATCTCGGCTCGCGCGCGGTCTCGGGATGGTCGGCGGCGAGATGGATGCTGCGGTGCTGGCACCCTATGCGCTGCTGTTCGGCGACGACGGCGCGAGGCTCGCGCGGTTCGCCGAGAGCATGCTCGAACCTGTCTTCCGCTGGGATGCAGGCAAGGGCACCGCACTGTTCGACACCCTCGTGGCGCTGTGCGATGCGCACTGGTCGTCGGCCTCGGCGGCACGTGCGCTGCACGTGCACGTGAACACGCTCAAGCAGCGCACGGCTCGGCTGAACGCGCTTCTCGGACCGGCCCTCGCTCCCGGCGAGGCGAGGTTCCGGCTCGAGATGGCGGTTCGCATCGAGAAGGCCCGTCGAGAACTCGATCAGACATAG
- a CDS encoding DUF998 domain-containing protein, with protein MEAGGALREQERMLSATALCFAAGALVGTVVLWGAARPFSGDGSVVIPIALVAAAIAAAAFTVSTRMHRAGETAPMPPWQAWVSHISAAAVTVAIAGVAALGVLLAGEVLATGLEGLTLPAPAGGVFTGVASALGGRLAFRMGVRLRTQDLAGLLSSFLVIGTLFAMLTAADPAWWERSFSELGIGAGGWAFNGTVVIAGLLVATTGSYLGRDLHRMLGDGALARIAPIVLTWSGAGLALAAVGLLPLDRVRVAHAIAAFSTLGLLLAAAVLTTLLLRQVEMLRVLTIVLVGLVVLATVIAFGFRMLSVAALEGIVVALVLLWLTTLVQLLCVLAPDSSRPSARRSPLRG; from the coding sequence ATGGAAGCAGGAGGGGCGCTGCGCGAGCAGGAGCGGATGCTGTCGGCCACCGCCCTGTGCTTCGCGGCCGGCGCTCTGGTGGGCACCGTGGTGCTGTGGGGTGCCGCGCGTCCGTTCAGCGGCGACGGGTCGGTGGTCATCCCGATCGCACTCGTGGCGGCGGCGATCGCCGCTGCCGCGTTCACCGTCAGCACCCGGATGCACAGGGCGGGCGAGACCGCGCCCATGCCGCCGTGGCAGGCGTGGGTATCGCACATCAGCGCGGCGGCGGTGACGGTCGCGATCGCGGGAGTCGCGGCGCTCGGTGTGCTGCTGGCCGGTGAGGTGCTCGCCACCGGGCTCGAGGGTCTGACCCTTCCCGCGCCGGCCGGCGGAGTGTTCACCGGCGTCGCCTCGGCGCTCGGCGGGCGGCTCGCGTTCCGCATGGGCGTGCGGCTGAGAACGCAGGACCTCGCGGGGCTCCTGTCGTCGTTCCTCGTGATCGGCACGCTGTTCGCGATGCTCACCGCGGCCGACCCCGCGTGGTGGGAGCGCAGCTTCTCGGAACTCGGGATCGGAGCCGGCGGCTGGGCGTTCAACGGCACGGTGGTCATCGCGGGGCTGCTGGTCGCGACGACCGGCTCGTACCTCGGGCGAGACCTGCACCGGATGCTCGGCGACGGCGCCCTCGCGCGGATCGCCCCGATCGTGCTGACCTGGTCCGGCGCGGGCCTCGCGCTCGCCGCGGTCGGCCTGCTGCCCCTCGACCGGGTGCGCGTCGCGCATGCGATCGCCGCGTTCTCGACGCTGGGGCTGCTGCTCGCCGCGGCCGTGCTCACGACCTTGCTGCTGCGGCAGGTCGAGATGCTGCGGGTGCTGACGATCGTGCTGGTCGGCCTGGTCGTGCTGGCCACGGTGATCGCGTTCGGCTTCCGGATGCTGTCGGTCGCGGCTCTCGAAGGCATCGTCGTCGCACTCGTGCTGCTGTGGCTGACGACGCTCGTGCAGCTGCTGTGCGTGCTCGCGCCTGACTCGTCGCGTCCCTCGGCGCGCCGGTCGCCGCTGCGCGGCTGA
- a CDS encoding hydroxymethylglutaryl-CoA lyase — MTSTRELGLPTAVPAASIAADSVEIWEVGPRDGLQAEQTLLDVDTKVELIQRLAKAGARVIETGSFVRADRVPQMADSAEVLARVGDLAASGIRTPVLVPNVRGYELARAAGADDIAVFLSVTESFSQQNLGASRERMEQAVAEVVARAQADGVRVRGYLSMVFGDPWEGAVETADVVRLATAMREWGIEQLSLGDTIGVATPGQVRGVVRALTAEGIALESIALHMHDTYGMAVANVYAGLEEGVRVFDAAAGGVGGCPFARSATGNLATDDLVWMLEGLGIRTGIDLDALTDTSIWLTSALGKTPASRVATALTR, encoded by the coding sequence ATGACCAGCACGCGCGAGCTCGGGCTGCCCACCGCAGTGCCGGCGGCCTCGATCGCCGCCGACAGCGTGGAGATCTGGGAGGTCGGCCCCCGTGACGGCCTGCAGGCCGAGCAGACGCTGCTGGACGTCGACACCAAGGTCGAGCTGATCCAGCGCCTCGCGAAGGCAGGAGCCCGCGTCATCGAGACCGGCAGCTTCGTGCGCGCCGACCGGGTGCCGCAGATGGCGGACTCGGCCGAGGTGCTCGCGCGGGTCGGCGACCTCGCGGCATCCGGCATCCGCACCCCCGTGCTCGTGCCCAACGTGCGCGGGTACGAACTCGCCCGCGCGGCCGGCGCCGACGACATCGCGGTGTTCCTCAGCGTGACCGAGTCGTTCTCGCAGCAGAACCTGGGCGCGTCGCGTGAGCGCATGGAGCAGGCGGTCGCCGAGGTCGTCGCTCGCGCGCAGGCCGACGGCGTGCGCGTGCGCGGGTACCTGTCGATGGTCTTCGGCGACCCGTGGGAGGGCGCGGTCGAGACCGCCGACGTCGTGCGACTGGCGACCGCGATGCGCGAATGGGGCATCGAGCAGCTCTCGCTGGGCGACACGATCGGCGTCGCCACCCCCGGTCAGGTCCGAGGCGTCGTGCGCGCGCTGACCGCAGAGGGCATCGCCCTCGAGTCGATCGCCCTGCACATGCACGACACGTACGGCATGGCCGTCGCCAACGTCTACGCGGGGCTGGAAGAAGGCGTGCGCGTCTTCGACGCCGCAGCGGGCGGCGTCGGCGGATGCCCGTTCGCCCGCTCGGCGACCGGCAACCTGGCCACCGACGATCTCGTCTGGATGCTCGAGGGCCTCGGCATCCGCACCGGCATCGACCTCGATGCACTCACCGACACGAGCATCTGGCTCACCAGCGCGCTGGGAAAGACCCCGGCATCCCGAGTCGCAACGGCGCTGACCCGATAG
- a CDS encoding hydroxymethylglutaryl-CoA reductase, degradative, with the protein MATTSRLSGLRNLSIAERRSAVADALGAHADALAALDPASGTGLTMDQADRMVENVIGQIGIPVGVATNLIVNGREVLVPMATEEPSVVAAASNIARMARELGGIRTTSSDPIMQAQVQLLEVADPHGARARILERKAEVLALADAQDPKLVEIGGGARDLIVRTVHGLLDDHLIVHLVVDVGDAMGANAVNTMAEAVAPLLAEIAGGRPLLRILTNLADLRLTRARLVIRPEELGGAEIVANMIAGAALAYDDPYRAATHNKGIMNGISAVVLATGNDTRAVEAGAHSYAARDGQYRALSRFEQDADGNLVATLELPMAVGLVGGATKSHPTARAAVAMTEVGTAAELGEIVCAVGLAQNVAAVRALAAEGIQRGHMGLHARNVAVAAGASADEIDAVAAALVQRGAVRADVAETVLAELRASR; encoded by the coding sequence GTGGCCACGACATCCCGCCTCAGCGGACTGCGCAATCTCAGCATCGCCGAACGGCGCTCGGCTGTCGCCGACGCTCTCGGAGCACACGCGGACGCGCTGGCCGCGCTCGACCCGGCCTCCGGCACTGGCCTGACGATGGATCAGGCCGACCGCATGGTCGAGAACGTGATCGGTCAGATCGGCATCCCGGTCGGGGTCGCCACCAACCTCATCGTCAACGGACGCGAGGTGCTCGTGCCGATGGCCACCGAGGAGCCGTCCGTCGTCGCCGCGGCGTCGAACATCGCCCGCATGGCGCGCGAGCTCGGCGGCATCCGCACCACGTCTTCCGACCCGATCATGCAGGCCCAGGTGCAGCTCCTCGAGGTCGCCGACCCGCACGGCGCCCGCGCACGCATCCTCGAGCGCAAGGCAGAGGTGCTGGCGCTCGCCGACGCCCAGGACCCGAAGCTCGTCGAGATCGGCGGAGGGGCGCGCGACCTCATCGTGCGCACCGTGCACGGCCTGCTCGACGACCACCTCATCGTGCACCTTGTGGTCGATGTGGGCGACGCGATGGGCGCGAACGCCGTCAACACCATGGCAGAGGCCGTGGCGCCTCTGCTCGCCGAGATCGCCGGCGGCCGCCCGCTGCTGCGCATCCTCACCAACCTCGCCGATCTGCGACTCACTCGCGCGCGCCTGGTCATCCGCCCCGAAGAGCTCGGGGGCGCCGAGATCGTCGCCAACATGATCGCCGGAGCCGCACTGGCGTACGACGACCCGTACCGCGCTGCCACGCACAACAAGGGCATCATGAACGGCATCTCCGCTGTCGTGCTCGCCACTGGCAACGACACCCGTGCCGTCGAGGCGGGCGCGCACTCCTACGCGGCGCGCGACGGACAGTACCGGGCACTCTCGCGCTTCGAGCAGGACGCCGACGGCAACCTCGTCGCCACGCTCGAGCTCCCCATGGCCGTCGGCCTCGTCGGCGGGGCGACGAAGTCGCACCCCACCGCGCGTGCTGCAGTCGCCATGACCGAGGTCGGCACCGCCGCCGAGCTCGGCGAGATCGTGTGCGCCGTCGGCCTCGCGCAGAACGTCGCGGCCGTGCGTGCGCTCGCCGCCGAGGGCATCCAGCGGGGCCACATGGGTCTGCACGCCCGCAACGTCGCGGTCGCGGCGGGAGCGAGCGCCGACGAGATCGATGCGGTCGCGGCCGCGCTCGTGCAGCGGGGTGCCGTCCGGGCCGATGTGGCCGAGACGGTGCTCGCCGAGCTGCGGGCATCACGATGA
- the putP gene encoding sodium/proline symporter PutP — protein sequence MTDQIFTYVALGLYFAGMLLIGYLAFRRTDDHEDYMLGGRNLPPWVAAISAGAADMSGWLVMGLPGAIYLTGLIEAWIAIGLTIGAYLNWLLVAPRLRAYTEVSRNSITIPSFFENRLRDTSRMLRIVSGLIILIFFTLYISSGMVAAGVFFESAFKGDYLFGMLLVGGITLLYTLFGGFLGASLTDVVQGLMMVIALIVVPVSAVIAIGGFGETGTLIAENAGEGHLSLLGGGAVTGGTFLAIVSALAWGLGYFGQPHIIVRFMALRSPQQAKSARRIGISWMVLSMFGAVISGLVGIAYMAKQGIELDNPETVVLLMSQTLMHPFVAGLILAAVLAAIMSTVSSQLVVCSSALVEDLYKVAQRTPPSQKRLVLMGRMAVLVVAIIAIVLAITPNDSILGLVSFAWAGFGAAFGPIIILSLFWRKLTNWGALAGMFVGAATVFIWKAMDTGLYELLPAFVLAGVAAIVVSLLTYRHNEEIQQEFTETGTMLTLPRPHAVGDTP from the coding sequence ATGACCGATCAGATCTTCACCTACGTCGCACTCGGGCTGTACTTCGCGGGCATGCTGCTCATCGGCTACCTCGCGTTCCGCCGCACCGACGACCACGAGGACTACATGCTCGGCGGGCGGAACCTGCCGCCGTGGGTCGCAGCCATCAGCGCGGGAGCGGCAGACATGTCGGGCTGGCTCGTGATGGGTCTGCCCGGCGCCATCTACCTGACCGGGCTCATCGAGGCCTGGATCGCGATCGGTCTGACCATCGGCGCCTACCTCAACTGGCTGCTCGTCGCGCCGCGCCTACGTGCGTACACCGAGGTCTCGCGCAACTCGATCACCATCCCCAGCTTCTTCGAGAACCGCCTGCGCGACACCAGCCGCATGCTGCGGATCGTCTCGGGCCTGATCATCCTGATCTTCTTCACCCTCTACATCTCGTCGGGAATGGTCGCCGCCGGCGTGTTCTTCGAGAGTGCGTTCAAGGGCGACTATCTGTTCGGGATGCTTCTCGTCGGCGGGATCACGCTGCTGTACACCCTCTTCGGCGGGTTCCTCGGTGCCTCGCTGACCGACGTCGTGCAGGGGCTGATGATGGTCATCGCGCTGATCGTCGTGCCCGTCTCCGCGGTGATCGCCATCGGCGGCTTCGGCGAGACCGGCACCCTGATCGCCGAGAACGCGGGCGAGGGGCACCTGTCGCTGCTGGGCGGCGGCGCGGTCACCGGCGGCACGTTCCTCGCGATCGTCTCGGCCCTCGCGTGGGGTCTCGGCTACTTCGGCCAGCCGCACATCATCGTGCGCTTCATGGCGCTGCGCTCGCCGCAGCAGGCGAAGAGCGCCCGCCGCATCGGCATCTCGTGGATGGTGCTGTCGATGTTCGGAGCGGTGATCTCGGGCCTCGTCGGCATCGCCTATATGGCCAAGCAGGGCATCGAGCTCGACAACCCCGAGACCGTGGTGCTGCTGATGTCGCAGACGCTGATGCACCCGTTCGTCGCCGGCCTGATCCTCGCGGCCGTGCTCGCCGCGATCATGAGCACGGTCTCGAGCCAGCTCGTCGTGTGCTCGTCTGCGCTCGTCGAAGACCTCTACAAGGTCGCTCAGCGCACCCCGCCGTCGCAGAAGCGGCTCGTGCTGATGGGCCGCATGGCGGTGCTCGTGGTGGCGATCATCGCGATCGTGCTGGCGATCACGCCCAACGACTCGATCCTCGGGCTCGTCTCGTTCGCGTGGGCCGGCTTCGGCGCGGCGTTCGGGCCGATCATCATCCTCAGCCTGTTCTGGCGCAAACTCACCAACTGGGGTGCGCTGGCCGGCATGTTCGTGGGCGCCGCCACCGTGTTCATCTGGAAGGCCATGGACACCGGGCTCTACGAGCTGCTGCCCGCGTTCGTGCTCGCGGGCGTCGCGGCGATCGTCGTGAGCCTGCTCACCTACCGTCACAACGAGGAGATCCAGCAGGAGTTCACCGAGACCGGGACGATGCTGACGCTGCCGCGTCCGCACGCCGTCGGCGACACTCCCTGA